One window of Eisenibacter elegans DSM 3317 genomic DNA carries:
- a CDS encoding sensor histidine kinase has translation MSQHEHLVSGEEPIRTLTYCLKKLSAASTEQAEALMEMFLRTACHLSEAQAAFICYFPAAGSHYRLVPFKIHSQSAKHYEILLNTLQQHSAYKYWQAHFPLHRFEREVRPASEYISLNKADSAITQAFSKNFRCFSLTPLYTSTEQTIGAIGFLGAQPMNTAWFPLAEQKLTQVLQTRQLNNQRYEESLSLEALFDSMSEGIVIVGPDYRVVRANERMNQLAIDIFGRSFQYRDFITDFARNKQERELLKDTIQVAFRGKTLEREMKFYNRKGQAVWVRGKYSPVVNQHGNVYAAAIFLMDITNQKTIEEELQSSRYLNDRMLNTIPNYIYLYDTLEEAFVYNNASLAQITGFDANELYQMTLQQFLELVHPEESEAVAHFYEQAYHLSGKSFESIEYRVRHKNGGWRWLYDKLMSFRQTATGKSWVVLGSVLDITERKRAEEHIISINDELNALNDKLIQQNEDLLTREQALAEMNDLLVGQQQELKDLLFELSEKNFELDQLVYKTSHDIRSPLASVLGLVSVMRLDRAPEKLDGYLDHITQSVQKLDRFVKSMLDYAKANRALPLPEVADVVAVIEECWEDFQYMEQFSKIDKQVYFNTDGSIFRTDLEKLNIVLRNVLSNALKYHNPYEEHPYIKVEVNIENTQAHISIRDNGVGIAADLIDKVFDMFYRATEKSDGSGLGLYIVKQTVAKMQGKIHIHSQLGQGTVLALQLPSLPEAPSPSAD, from the coding sequence ATGTCTCAACACGAACACCTTGTTTCGGGAGAAGAACCCATCAGAACGCTTACTTATTGTCTAAAAAAACTATCGGCAGCTTCTACCGAACAGGCCGAGGCTTTGATGGAGATGTTTTTGCGTACAGCCTGCCATTTGTCTGAGGCTCAAGCTGCTTTCATTTGCTATTTTCCAGCAGCAGGAAGCCACTACCGCTTAGTGCCTTTCAAAATCCATAGCCAATCTGCCAAACATTACGAAATACTCCTCAATACCCTACAACAACACTCTGCTTACAAATATTGGCAAGCTCATTTTCCGCTACATCGTTTTGAGCGTGAGGTGCGCCCCGCTTCTGAGTACATCTCGCTCAACAAGGCCGATAGCGCAATAACGCAGGCTTTTTCCAAAAATTTCCGGTGTTTCTCGCTTACCCCGCTCTATACTTCCACAGAGCAAACGATTGGCGCCATTGGCTTTCTTGGCGCACAGCCAATGAATACCGCTTGGTTTCCGCTGGCAGAGCAAAAGCTGACCCAAGTACTCCAAACACGCCAGCTCAACAACCAACGCTATGAAGAAAGCCTGAGTCTAGAGGCCTTGTTTGATAGTATGAGCGAGGGCATCGTTATTGTCGGGCCCGACTATCGTGTGGTACGCGCCAATGAACGGATGAACCAGCTGGCCATCGATATCTTTGGGCGCTCCTTCCAGTACCGTGATTTTATCACTGATTTTGCACGCAACAAGCAAGAACGCGAGCTCCTGAAAGATACTATCCAGGTCGCCTTCAGGGGTAAGACCCTTGAGCGGGAAATGAAATTTTACAACCGCAAAGGGCAGGCCGTTTGGGTAAGGGGTAAATATAGCCCTGTTGTCAATCAACACGGTAATGTATATGCCGCAGCGATTTTTTTGATGGATATCACCAACCAAAAAACCATTGAAGAAGAGCTACAAAGCAGCCGCTATCTCAATGACCGGATGCTCAATACCATCCCCAACTATATCTATCTATACGATACCCTAGAAGAGGCTTTTGTGTATAACAATGCCTCTTTGGCGCAAATTACGGGCTTTGATGCCAACGAACTGTACCAAATGACCCTACAGCAGTTCTTGGAATTGGTTCACCCTGAAGAATCTGAAGCTGTGGCACATTTCTACGAACAAGCATACCACCTCTCGGGCAAATCTTTTGAAAGCATCGAATACCGTGTCCGTCATAAAAACGGTGGCTGGCGATGGCTCTACGACAAGTTAATGTCCTTCAGGCAAACCGCTACCGGCAAGTCTTGGGTAGTTTTGGGGTCGGTGTTGGATATTACCGAGCGCAAGCGTGCCGAAGAACATATCATCTCTATCAATGATGAACTAAATGCACTCAACGACAAGCTCATCCAACAAAATGAAGACTTATTGACCCGCGAGCAGGCTTTGGCCGAAATGAATGACTTGCTTGTAGGCCAACAACAGGAGCTGAAAGACCTGCTTTTTGAACTGTCTGAAAAGAATTTTGAGCTTGATCAGCTCGTCTACAAAACTTCACACGACATCCGCTCTCCGCTGGCCTCTGTATTGGGCTTGGTAAGTGTGATGCGCCTCGACCGAGCACCCGAAAAACTGGATGGCTACCTCGATCACATTACCCAAAGTGTACAGAAGCTCGACAGGTTTGTCAAGTCTATGTTGGACTATGCCAAGGCCAACCGCGCCCTGCCCCTCCCCGAAGTAGCCGATGTGGTGGCCGTAATCGAAGAATGTTGGGAGGATTTTCAGTATATGGAGCAGTTTTCCAAAATCGACAAGCAGGTTTATTTCAACACTGATGGCTCCATCTTCCGTACCGACCTCGAAAAGCTCAACATTGTGCTGCGTAATGTGCTCTCCAACGCACTCAAATACCACAATCCCTACGAAGAGCATCCCTACATCAAGGTAGAAGTCAATATCGAAAACACACAAGCCCATATCAGTATCCGCGACAACGGAGTCGGGATTGCGGCAGACCTGATAGACAAGGTGTTTGATATGTTTTATAGAGCCACCGAAAAGTCTGATGGCTCCGGACTGGGGCTGTATATCGTCAAGCAGACCGTGGCCAAAATGCAAGGCAAGATACACATCCATAGCCAGCTTGGCCAAGGCACTGTATTGGCGCTACAGCTCCCCTCGCTGCCTGAAGCGCCTTCTCCTAGCGCCGATTGA
- a CDS encoding energy transducer TonB yields MVLWLSPQWSFAQQEEEVLVNVEVNPTPNGGFAGLYKFIGANMRYPNPHNASGKVFVRFIVEKNGQTTNHQIIKGLGPAYDNEAIRLLKSAPAWEPGKQNGKPVRVQCTLPITFKSS; encoded by the coding sequence ATGGTATTATGGCTTAGCCCACAGTGGAGCTTTGCCCAACAAGAAGAAGAGGTTTTGGTAAATGTGGAAGTCAACCCCACTCCCAACGGAGGGTTTGCGGGGCTTTACAAATTTATTGGGGCAAATATGCGCTATCCCAACCCTCACAATGCCTCTGGGAAGGTCTTTGTACGGTTTATTGTCGAAAAAAACGGGCAAACCACCAATCACCAAATCATCAAAGGACTAGGGCCGGCCTACGATAACGAGGCCATCAGGCTGCTCAAAAGCGCCCCCGCGTGGGAGCCAGGCAAACAAAACGGCAAGCCGGTAAGGGTGCAGTGTACTCTCCCCATTACGTTCAAGTCTAGCTAG
- the mtnC gene encoding acireductone synthase produces MPTPTQFVLTDIEGTTTSISFVYDTLFPYFKQHAVAYAQSHLAEPEVHEALSQIADTLSQELAKPITTEEAIKFLTHWTSADRKDTPLKTLQGIVWRDGYAQGALKGHLYPEVASVLKRWHSQGIGLGIYSSGSVEAQKLLFGHTASGNLTPLFSHYFDTRIGHKRETASYHNIAQEIGIAPQAILFLSDVEAELEAAANAGFQVTQILRTGTISSKRFPTAGGLDEISLG; encoded by the coding sequence ATGCCTACTCCCACCCAATTTGTATTGACTGATATTGAGGGGACTACCACTTCTATCAGTTTTGTTTATGACACGCTGTTTCCTTATTTCAAACAACACGCCGTGGCTTATGCCCAATCGCACCTTGCCGAGCCTGAGGTACACGAGGCGCTCAGCCAAATTGCTGATACCTTGAGTCAAGAGTTGGCCAAGCCTATTACGACTGAAGAGGCTATTAAATTTTTGACACACTGGACTTCTGCCGACCGCAAAGACACACCGCTCAAAACCCTTCAGGGCATCGTTTGGCGCGATGGCTATGCACAGGGCGCGCTCAAGGGGCACTTATACCCCGAGGTAGCTTCTGTATTAAAGCGCTGGCACAGCCAAGGGATTGGCTTGGGTATTTACTCGTCTGGCTCTGTAGAAGCACAGAAGCTGCTCTTCGGCCATACGGCTTCGGGCAATCTTACTCCGTTGTTTTCGCATTATTTTGATACCCGCATTGGGCACAAGCGCGAGACAGCATCTTATCATAACATTGCGCAAGAAATCGGCATAGCTCCACAGGCCATCTTGTTTTTGTCAGATGTAGAAGCAGAGTTAGAGGCTGCTGCCAATGCAGGCTTTCAGGTAACACAGATTTTACGTACTGGTACTATCAGCAGCAAGCGCTTCCCCACCGCCGGAGGTTTGGATGAAATAAGCCTAGGCTAA
- the rplM gene encoding 50S ribosomal protein L13 encodes MDTLSYKTISANKETANKQWVIVDAENAVLGRLSSQIAKVLLGKHKPNFTPNVDCGDNVIIINAGKIKLTGKKWDDKVYVRHTGYPGGQRFATPRQVKARKSSAALIEMAVKGMLPKNRLGRRLFHNMFIYEGAEHPHEAQQPQPITFKL; translated from the coding sequence GTGGATACTTTAAGTTACAAAACAATTTCGGCCAACAAAGAAACTGCCAACAAGCAGTGGGTCATTGTAGATGCCGAAAATGCCGTTTTGGGTCGCTTGTCGAGCCAAATCGCCAAAGTGCTGTTGGGCAAGCATAAGCCCAACTTTACTCCTAACGTAGATTGTGGAGACAATGTCATCATCATCAATGCCGGTAAAATCAAATTGACCGGTAAGAAATGGGACGACAAAGTGTACGTTCGCCACACAGGATACCCCGGCGGTCAGCGTTTTGCTACCCCTCGCCAGGTCAAAGCCCGCAAATCAAGCGCAGCCTTGATTGAAATGGCCGTAAAAGGGATGTTGCCCAAAAACCGCCTCGGTCGCCGTTTGTTCCACAACATGTTCATTTATGAAGGTGCCGAGCACCCGCATGAAGCACAACAACCCCAACCCATTACTTTCAAACTCTAA
- the rpsI gene encoding 30S ribosomal protein S9 — protein sequence MADNVINTIGRRKNAIARIYMKPGKGDIRVNNRELAEYFPVDTLQTVVKQALTTVEQQANYDIQVNVNGGGITGQAEAIRLAISRALCEIDAETNRPPLKKEGFLTRDPRMVERKKYGRRKARRRFQFSKR from the coding sequence ATGGCAGACAACGTAATCAATACCATTGGCCGCCGCAAAAACGCTATTGCACGTATCTATATGAAGCCCGGCAAAGGCGACATCCGCGTCAATAACCGTGAGCTGGCTGAGTATTTCCCCGTAGATACGCTACAAACTGTAGTAAAGCAGGCGCTCACTACTGTAGAGCAACAAGCCAACTACGACATCCAAGTCAATGTAAATGGTGGTGGTATCACCGGCCAAGCTGAGGCTATCCGCCTTGCTATCTCTCGTGCACTTTGCGAAATCGATGCCGAGACCAACCGCCCTCCTTTGAAAAAAGAAGGCTTCCTTACCCGTGACCCACGCATGGTTGAACGTAAGAAGTATGGCCGCCGCAAAGCACGCCGCCGCTTCCAGTTCAGCAAGCGTTAA
- the rpsB gene encoding 30S ribosomal protein S2 has product MTKVAYKDLLDAGVHFGHLTRKWNPKMAPYIFMEKNGIHIIDLNKTQVALDEACQAIKNIVRSGRKVMFVATKKQAQEIVSDQAKRLKMPYVTQRWLGGMLTNFVTVRKSLKKLSSMEKMMKEESFKNLAKRERLTIEREKDKLEKVLGGIADLTRLPAALFVVDVLKEHIAVTEAHKLGIPVFAIVDTNADPDSVNYAIPGNDDAYKSIALITKTIADAIEEGLSERKRDKDDQKLSEEENAKREVDLNEE; this is encoded by the coding sequence ATGACTAAAGTAGCTTATAAAGACCTCTTGGATGCCGGCGTACACTTTGGGCACCTTACCCGCAAGTGGAACCCCAAAATGGCTCCCTATATCTTCATGGAGAAGAATGGCATCCATATCATTGACCTCAACAAAACGCAAGTCGCGCTCGACGAGGCTTGCCAGGCCATTAAAAACATCGTAAGGTCCGGTCGTAAAGTGATGTTTGTGGCCACTAAGAAACAAGCGCAAGAGATTGTCAGCGATCAAGCCAAGCGCCTCAAAATGCCTTACGTTACCCAACGTTGGCTTGGCGGTATGTTGACCAACTTCGTTACGGTTCGCAAGTCGCTCAAGAAGCTTTCTTCTATGGAAAAAATGATGAAGGAAGAGTCTTTCAAAAACTTGGCTAAGCGTGAGCGCCTCACTATCGAGCGCGAAAAAGACAAGCTCGAAAAAGTACTTGGTGGTATTGCTGATTTGACCCGCCTGCCTGCCGCTCTTTTTGTGGTAGACGTGTTGAAGGAGCACATCGCCGTTACCGAAGCTCACAAGCTCGGTATCCCTGTATTTGCTATCGTTGATACCAATGCCGACCCCGACAGCGTTAACTATGCTATCCCAGGCAATGACGATGCGTACAAGTCTATCGCTCTGATTACCAAAACTATCGCCGATGCCATCGAAGAAGGGCTCAGCGAGCGTAAGCGCGATAAAGACGACCAGAAGCTGTCTGAAGAGGAAAACGCCAAGCGTGAAGTCGACCTCAACGAGGAATAA
- the tsf gene encoding translation elongation factor Ts, producing MAISAQDVNKLRQMTGAGMMDCKKALQEANGDFDEAITILRKQGQKVSEKRADREANEGVVFAYTAPDATEGVVIALKCETDFVAKNEEFVALGNNILNTAVAQKPANIEALLDLAIDGLAIREHLIAMVGKIGEKIEVGAYEYAKADTVVTYIHYGAKLGVLLSLNGAKGEAVVEAGKDVCLQIAAMNPIAIDKDGVDADTIAREIEIGKDQARQEGKPEAIIEKIAMGKLEKFYKERTLLHQEFVKDSSMTIAQMLKKVDANLSITNFKRVSVA from the coding sequence ATGGCTATTTCTGCACAAGACGTAAACAAACTGCGCCAAATGACTGGCGCGGGTATGATGGATTGTAAAAAAGCCTTGCAAGAGGCCAATGGAGACTTCGATGAGGCCATCACTATCTTGCGTAAACAAGGACAAAAAGTATCTGAAAAGCGTGCCGACAGAGAGGCCAACGAAGGTGTGGTATTTGCCTACACTGCCCCCGATGCTACCGAAGGCGTAGTAATTGCCCTCAAATGCGAAACTGATTTTGTAGCCAAAAACGAAGAGTTTGTTGCTCTTGGAAACAATATCCTCAATACTGCCGTAGCCCAAAAGCCTGCCAACATCGAGGCTTTGCTCGACCTAGCCATCGACGGCCTCGCTATCCGCGAGCACCTCATCGCTATGGTAGGCAAAATCGGTGAAAAAATCGAAGTAGGCGCTTACGAATATGCCAAAGCCGATACTGTAGTAACTTACATCCACTATGGTGCGAAGCTCGGTGTGTTGCTTTCTCTCAACGGTGCCAAAGGCGAAGCCGTAGTAGAAGCCGGAAAAGATGTATGCCTCCAAATCGCTGCGATGAACCCTATCGCCATCGACAAAGACGGCGTAGATGCTGATACCATCGCCCGCGAAATCGAAATTGGCAAAGACCAAGCCCGCCAAGAAGGCAAGCCTGAAGCCATTATCGAGAAAATCGCTATGGGCAAGCTGGAGAAGTTCTACAAAGAGCGTACGCTCCTACACCAAGAGTTTGTAAAAGACAGCTCTATGACTATCGCCCAGATGTTGAAAAAAGTAGATGCCAACCTTAGTATCACCAACTTCAAGCGCGTAAGCGTAGCCTAA
- a CDS encoding ABC transporter permease yields MDNFLWLCQMAWRDSRRHRARMLLFITSIVVGIAALVAIWSFGVNLAESIEQEANELLGADLVVNCRQEPQGAVESVLDSIRSLEGVRSASEINFASMVLFPKSNGTRLVQIRGLGGDFPFYGKLETEPTTAASRFRQGPYALVEQTVLLQFGAEVGDSIQVGKLHFVIAGALTKVPGQAGIAATVAPAVYVPLEYIEATGLLTRGSRLVRQYYFALPANIDADALGKSLRPTLREANESYETVAMRKQTLGNVFAFLGNFLNLVAFIALLLGCVGVAGAVHVYLQEKMSTVAVLRCVGTSSQQVFGIFLIQIIGLGLIGAILGASLGSLIQWVLPQVLQSFLPVEVSYRPVLSAWLLGILIGVGVSVLFAALPLLAVRKVSPLQTIRAGVESLAQSAPLTKVVVYGLIVLFVSGFTYSQLGRWRETMFFVLGLGAMWGLLSLTAWGVMRLVRLIVPAEGYFVWRQGLANLYRPNNQTQTLMLTLGLGTALISTLYLIQQLLLGQVSLADRDNQPNMILFDIQSTQLKEVREFTESYQLPVLQLVPIVTMRLEEFQGRKRNQWLEDSTADIPRDVLVREYRVTHRDTLAGNEALVAGRLHPYRGAGDSIFVSLSDVHARRMGAKLGDELVFDVQGVQMKTYVGSLRQLNLTRIETSFTVVFPSGVLDKAPQFHVLITRVPDKRSAATFQQALVAKFPNVSIVDLDLILQTADKVLGQISFVIQFMAFFSILTGLVVLVSSLLMSRLQRIRESVLLRTLGASRPTLLRIYAVEFFLLGNAATLTGLILALGASALLAKFVFLVPFNWQWLPLLWLYAGFVILIMSIGLLNTRGILQRSPLAILRTEVA; encoded by the coding sequence ATGGATAATTTTTTGTGGTTATGCCAGATGGCTTGGCGTGACAGCCGCCGCCACCGTGCGCGTATGTTGTTGTTTATCACGTCCATCGTAGTTGGTATTGCAGCCTTGGTGGCGATTTGGTCTTTCGGGGTCAACTTGGCTGAATCTATTGAACAAGAAGCCAATGAGTTGTTGGGAGCTGACTTGGTGGTCAATTGCAGGCAGGAGCCTCAGGGGGCTGTTGAGTCCGTATTGGACTCTATACGCAGTCTTGAGGGCGTACGCAGTGCCTCTGAAATCAACTTTGCTTCGATGGTGCTTTTTCCTAAAAGCAATGGCACTCGCTTGGTACAAATACGGGGCTTGGGGGGAGATTTCCCTTTTTATGGAAAACTAGAAACTGAGCCAACAACGGCAGCCTCTCGCTTCCGACAAGGTCCTTATGCCTTGGTAGAGCAGACCGTGTTGTTGCAGTTTGGGGCAGAGGTAGGCGACAGTATCCAAGTAGGCAAGCTGCATTTTGTGATTGCCGGCGCATTGACTAAGGTGCCCGGCCAAGCAGGCATTGCGGCAACGGTTGCACCGGCGGTATATGTGCCATTAGAATACATTGAGGCCACCGGCTTGCTCACCCGGGGTAGCCGTCTGGTGCGTCAGTATTATTTTGCCCTTCCTGCCAATATTGATGCAGACGCTCTTGGCAAAAGCCTTCGCCCAACACTACGAGAGGCCAACGAGAGCTATGAAACTGTCGCAATGCGCAAACAAACCTTGGGTAATGTGTTTGCCTTCTTGGGCAATTTTTTGAATCTAGTGGCCTTTATTGCTCTTTTGTTGGGTTGTGTGGGCGTTGCTGGTGCTGTACACGTGTATTTACAAGAAAAAATGAGTACTGTCGCTGTGTTACGTTGTGTAGGAACCAGTAGCCAACAGGTATTCGGCATTTTCCTTATTCAAATTATCGGTCTAGGCTTGATAGGGGCTATTTTGGGAGCAAGTCTAGGCAGCCTTATTCAGTGGGTATTGCCCCAAGTATTGCAATCTTTCTTGCCAGTTGAGGTCAGTTACCGTCCGGTATTGAGCGCTTGGCTACTCGGCATTTTGATTGGGGTGGGAGTATCTGTGTTGTTTGCAGCCCTACCTCTGCTGGCCGTCCGCAAAGTTTCTCCCCTACAAACAATCCGCGCCGGTGTGGAATCGCTCGCCCAAAGCGCGCCCCTGACCAAGGTCGTAGTCTATGGCCTGATTGTCTTATTTGTGAGCGGATTTACCTACAGCCAGCTAGGCCGTTGGCGCGAAACAATGTTTTTTGTCTTGGGCTTGGGGGCTATGTGGGGTTTGTTGAGCCTTACGGCGTGGGGAGTAATGCGTTTGGTGCGGCTGATAGTACCTGCTGAAGGCTATTTTGTATGGCGGCAGGGCTTGGCCAATCTTTATCGACCCAACAACCAAACCCAGACCCTTATGTTGACCTTGGGCTTGGGCACTGCCCTCATCAGTACGCTTTATCTTATCCAGCAGCTCCTGCTGGGGCAGGTCAGCCTAGCCGACCGCGACAACCAGCCGAATATGATCTTGTTTGACATTCAAAGTACCCAGCTCAAAGAAGTACGGGAGTTTACTGAGAGTTACCAACTTCCTGTCCTACAACTGGTGCCCATTGTAACGATGCGTTTGGAAGAGTTTCAGGGGCGCAAGCGTAATCAATGGCTCGAAGACAGCACCGCCGACATCCCCCGCGACGTGTTGGTGCGAGAATACCGCGTAACACACCGGGATACCCTAGCTGGCAACGAAGCCCTTGTTGCGGGCAGGCTTCACCCCTATCGTGGGGCAGGGGACAGCATCTTTGTATCACTATCGGATGTGCACGCCCGCCGCATGGGCGCAAAGTTGGGTGATGAGCTGGTTTTTGATGTGCAAGGCGTGCAAATGAAGACTTATGTTGGCAGCCTGCGTCAACTCAACCTAACCCGTATTGAGACCAGCTTTACGGTAGTGTTTCCGTCGGGAGTACTCGACAAAGCCCCGCAGTTTCACGTACTCATCACCCGTGTGCCGGACAAGCGCAGCGCAGCCACTTTTCAGCAGGCGCTGGTGGCTAAGTTTCCCAATGTGTCTATTGTTGATCTTGACCTAATTTTGCAAACAGCTGATAAAGTTTTGGGGCAGATTTCGTTTGTAATTCAGTTTATGGCCTTTTTCAGCATCCTGACGGGCTTGGTGGTCTTGGTTAGCTCTTTGTTGATGAGCCGTTTACAGCGTATTCGGGAGTCGGTCTTGCTGCGTACCCTCGGAGCCAGCCGCCCTACTTTGTTGCGTATTTATGCAGTTGAGTTTTTCTTATTGGGCAATGCGGCTACACTTACCGGGCTGATACTAGCGTTGGGAGCTAGCGCGCTTTTGGCAAAATTTGTCTTTCTCGTACCATTCAACTGGCAGTGGCTTCCACTTTTGTGGTTATATGCAGGATTTGTAATACTGATTATGAGCATTGGCTTGCTCAATACCCGTGGGATTTTGCAACGCAGCCCCTTGGCTATCTTGCGCACAGAAGTGGCTTGA